From a single Osmerus eperlanus chromosome 8, fOsmEpe2.1, whole genome shotgun sequence genomic region:
- the slc35d3 gene encoding solute carrier family 35 member D3 — translation MELCKGRLLGISVAVAHGFFSGSLNILLKFLITTYHFNYLTLIQFLTSSTAALTLEILRRLGKVDIPPFSLQLAKVFGGVCILSTLQSTLTLWSLKGLSLPMYVVFKRCLPLVTLGIGVCILKNGIPSVGVITAVVITTGGAALAGAGDLTGDPFGYVTGVLAVIIHASYLVLIQKTSGDSDYGPLTAQYAIAIMAAPVLLVCSLVSMDAIHMWSYAGWNNPYITGIFVFCVFIGCAMNFTTLHCTYINSAVTTSFVGVVKSIATITVGMVAFTDVEPTRLFVAGVVVNTVGSIIYCVVKYYETQRKSLYQDLEGAEQEDRPAGQPYTEKPPGGGDEGGLGNGELVAPPAVAADAPQQYVMTDAELLEMQREAFHCENQPLDSGAARVGLGGLAGPGQAVSDSYAGVWRSVRNLQFRKKDTLIDNMEVQSP, via the exons ATGGAACTTTGTAAAGGTCGTCTGCTAGGCATCTCAGTCGCAGTGGCGCACGGATTTTTCTCGGGATCTTTGAACATTTTGTTAAAATTTCTTATCACTACTTATCACTTCAACTACCTCACTCTCATCCAGTTCTTGACCAGCTCGACTGCGGCGCTGACTCTGGAGATCCTGCGGAGGCTGGGGAAAGTGGACATCCCCCCCTTCAGTCTGCAGCTGGCCAAGGTGTTCGGGGGGGTTTGCATTCTGTCCACCCTGCAGTCCACCTTGACTCTCTGGTCTCTCAAAGGACTCAGCCTGCCTATGTACGTGGTGTTTAAACGGTGCCTACCTCTCGTTACGCTCGGTATAGGAGTCTGCATCTTGAAAAACGGTATCCCGTCCGTGGGAGTTATCACGGCAGTGGTTATCACGACCGGTGGAGCTGCTCTAGCCG GTGCTGGTGACCTGACCGGCGATCCGTTCGGCTACGTTACGGGGGTGCTGGCGGTCATCATCCACGCCTCCTACCTGGTCCTGATCCAGAAGACCAGCGGCGACAGCGACTACGGCCCGCTCACTGCCCAGTACGCTATCGCCATCATGGCGGCCCCGGTGCTCCTGGTGTGCTCGCTGGTCAGCATGGATGCCATCCACATGTGGAGCTATGCCGGCTGGAACAACCCCTACATCACAGGCATCTTTGTGTTCTGCGTCTTCATCGGCTGTGCCATGAACTTCACCACGCTCCACTGCACCTACATCAACTCGGCCGTGACCACCAGCTTCGTGGGCGTGGTGAAGAGCATCGCCACCATCACGGTGGGCATGGTGGCGTTCACCGACGTGGAGCCCACGCGGCTGTTTGTGGCCGGCGTGGTGGTCAACACAGTGGGCTCCATCATCTACTGCGTGGTCAAGTACTATGAGACCCAGAGGAAGAGCCTGTACCAGGACCTGGAGGGGGCGGAGCAGGAGGACAGGCCCGCCGGACAGCCCTACACAGAGAAGCCCCCCGGGGGTGGAGacgagggggggctggggaacGGGGAGCTGGTGGCTCCCCCTGCGGTGGCAGCAGACGCCCCTCAGCAGTACGTCATGACGGATGCAGAGCTGctggagatgcagagagaggccTTCCACTGTGAGAACCAGCCCCTGGACTCTGGGGCGGCCCGGGtgggcctggggggcctggCAGGGCCAGGACAGGCTGTCAGTGATAGTTACGCTGGGGTCTGGAGGTCCGTCCGGAACCTGCAGTTTAGGAAGAAAGACACTCTGATAGATAACATGGAGGTGCAGAGTCCCTGA